In Eubalaena glacialis isolate mEubGla1 chromosome 4, mEubGla1.1.hap2.+ XY, whole genome shotgun sequence, one DNA window encodes the following:
- the ANGPTL4 gene encoding angiopoietin-related protein 4, translating to MRCAPTAGAALVLCAATAGLLSAQGRPEPPETPRFASWDEVNVLAHGLLQLGNGLREHVERTRGQLGELERRLGACGAACKDPEGSAAPPFAPENRVPPGGDAVPETLRSFQTQLKAQNSRIQQLFQKVAQQQRHLEKQHLRIQNLQNQMGHLAPMHLGHGVAKHARRKRLPKMAQLAGPAHNISRLHKLPRDCQELFEEGERQSGLFQIQPQGSSSFLVNCKMTSDGGWTVIQRRQDGSVDFNQPWEAYKDGFGDPQGEFWLGLEKVHRIMGDRGSRLAVQLQDWEGNAESLQFPVHLGGEDTAYSLQLTAPVASKLGTTTFSPSGLSLPFSTWDQDHDLRGDKNCAKSLSGGWWFGTCGHSNLNGQYFHSIPRQRQQLKKGIFWKTWRGRYYPLQATAMLIQPTAAEAAS from the exons ATGCGCTGTGCGCCAACAGCCGGAGCAGCCCTGGTGCTGTGCGCCGCCACCGCCGGGCTGCTGAGCGCGCAGGGCCGCCCGGAGCCTCCTGAGACGCCGCGCTTCGCCTCCTGGGACGAGGTGAATGTGCTGGCGCACGGGCTCCTGCAGCTCGGCAACGGGCTACGCGAGCATGTGGAGCGCACCCGTGGGCAGCTGGGCGAGCTGGAGCGGCGTCTGGGCGCGTGCGGGGCTGCCTGCAAGGATCCTGAGGGGTCAGCCGCGCCTCCGTTCGCCCCGGAGAATCGGGTCCCTCCCGGCGGCGACGCAGTCCCGGAGACCCTCCGCAGCTTTCAG ACTCAGCTCAAGGCTCAGAACAGCAGGATCCAGCAACTCTTCCAGAAGGTGGCCCAGCAGCAGCGGCACCTGGAGAAGCAGCACCTGAGAATCCAGAATCTGCAGAACCAG ATGGGCCACTTGGCCCCCATGCACCTGGGCCACGGGGTGGCCAAGCATGCCAGGAGGAAGAGGCTACCCAAGATGGCCCAGCTTGCTGGCCCAGCTCACAATATCAGCCGCCTGCACA AGCTGCCCAGGGACTGCCAGGAGCTGTttgaagagggagagaggcaaaGTGGATTGTTCCAGATCCAGCCCCAGGGGTCCTCCTCATTCCTGGTTAACTGCAAGATGACCTCAG ATGGAGGCTGGACTGTAATTCAGAGGCGCCAGGATGGCTCAGTGGACTTTAACCAGCCCTGGGAAGCCTACAAGGATGGGTTCGGAGACCCCCAAG GCGAGTTCTGGCTGGGCCTGGAGAAGGTGCACCGCATCATGGGGGACCGTGGCAGCCGCCTGGCTGTGCAGCTGCAGGACTGGGAGGGCAATGCCGAGTCACTGCAGTTCCCCGTCCACCTGGGTGGCGAAGACACAGCCTACAGCCTGCAGCTCACGGCGCCCGTGGCCAGCAAACTGGGTACCACCACCTTCTCGCCCAGCGGCCTCTCCCTGCCTTTTTCCACTTGGGACCAGGACCACGACCTCCGCGGAGACAAGAACTGTGCGAAGAGCCTCTCTG GTGGCTGGTGGTTCGGTACCTGCGGCCACTCCAATCTTAATGGCCAGTATTTCCATTCCATCCCGCGGCAGCGGCAGCAGCTTAAGAAGGGCATCTTCTGGAAGACCTGGCGGGGCCGCTACTACCCGCTGCAGGCCACCGCCATGCTGATCCAGCCCACAGCGGCCGAAGCAGCCTCCTAG